One part of the Bdellovibrio sp. KM01 genome encodes these proteins:
- a CDS encoding LPS-assembly protein LptD, whose amino-acid sequence MFLSIFLSLVTSSTALAMDPIPTPTPTPGASPTAPAAKIQGIMLNADSMFRDNERETVELEGNVQIVYQGQHIRSDKAVVHLRTHRAELMGNVEISDMKNTIAGSHINLDYENNTGIIYNGYVSSGPVAFSGTVLEKTGDQEFIVSNADYTTCTNCPASWSFSGSTVRAEMGGYAYIKNAILRVSDIPVFWFPYLVVPLKSDRQTGLLTPGFELSDNGGFTFYQPYFWAISRNTDATITLKNYEKRGLKGMLEYRYALNEDSGGILNTATLYDSAFGHDSRLNDYRSPADKNTPLERWYVKYDHYQTMPNDYVHRASVNLASDLQYPKDFPLETMNHGDSAMESRVSVTKNTKDTHTSVDTSYYYNILQADPLAGNEDAVHRLPEIRWSQVEKNIGETNFVYTINLDYVNFARSGQAYDDMVYGVDANGNKIRYVDSTCGTPQWSDTPGCQKKYDGNYDPSTDLIRTGQRLDFLPTLSYPIKVSDGIDVLPRVSYRETHYNFEVSDQKNYVRRYARTELTGRMDFSRIYGDQVDSKATRFKHEIIPEISYTNIPWIDQGTHPFYGQGKVNDAPYTSTDSISDLDLASDYGLQFDYTDRVYDRNLVTFALTNKIIRKTWLSDRPEYQQIGYLKLAQSYDGTQNNKAQGEPWSDLSATLDVRLARFQTYSIFNYYPYHGVTNASSRVRVLNDMGQFAQVALTKQYKISPGKPVDPTTRTEDWAFSAGFISRYVNLMGRLVYDANARGSTDNPKSWAYIAQFKPPGDCWMITLIQDQVTGGDTNLRLSAEFNFDGTPKPPMPPEALDQFGF is encoded by the coding sequence TTGTTTTTATCAATATTCCTGTCTTTGGTGACGTCATCCACGGCTTTGGCTATGGATCCGATTCCTACACCAACACCAACCCCGGGGGCATCACCGACAGCACCCGCTGCAAAAATTCAGGGCATAATGCTGAATGCTGATAGCATGTTCCGCGATAACGAGCGCGAAACGGTTGAACTTGAAGGCAATGTACAGATCGTTTATCAAGGGCAACATATCCGCTCCGACAAAGCCGTCGTTCACCTTCGCACTCATCGCGCAGAACTCATGGGCAATGTAGAAATCAGCGACATGAAAAACACGATCGCTGGCTCCCACATCAATCTTGATTACGAAAACAACACCGGCATCATTTACAATGGTTATGTTTCATCGGGTCCCGTGGCGTTTTCTGGAACTGTTTTAGAAAAAACCGGCGATCAGGAATTTATCGTTAGTAACGCCGACTATACGACTTGTACAAACTGTCCCGCTTCCTGGAGTTTTTCGGGATCGACAGTTCGCGCTGAAATGGGTGGCTATGCTTACATCAAGAATGCGATCTTAAGAGTTTCTGATATTCCCGTCTTCTGGTTTCCTTACCTGGTTGTTCCCTTAAAGAGTGACCGTCAAACAGGTCTTTTGACTCCCGGCTTCGAGTTGTCTGATAACGGGGGTTTTACATTCTACCAACCGTATTTCTGGGCAATTTCTCGTAACACCGATGCCACGATCACTCTTAAGAACTACGAAAAGCGTGGTCTTAAAGGAATGCTCGAGTACCGCTATGCTTTGAACGAAGACAGTGGCGGTATTTTAAATACAGCCACACTTTACGATAGCGCTTTCGGTCACGATTCGCGCCTTAATGACTATCGCTCCCCGGCCGATAAAAATACGCCGCTTGAGCGTTGGTATGTTAAATACGATCACTACCAAACGATGCCCAACGATTATGTTCACCGTGCCAGCGTAAACCTGGCGAGTGACCTTCAATATCCAAAAGATTTCCCTCTGGAAACGATGAATCACGGTGACTCGGCGATGGAAAGTCGTGTGTCGGTGACAAAAAATACCAAAGATACTCACACCAGTGTCGATACGTCTTACTATTACAATATTTTACAAGCGGATCCTTTGGCTGGAAATGAAGATGCCGTTCACCGCTTGCCGGAAATCCGCTGGTCGCAGGTTGAAAAAAACATTGGCGAGACAAATTTCGTTTACACAATTAATTTGGACTATGTGAATTTCGCACGCAGTGGACAGGCCTATGACGACATGGTTTATGGTGTCGATGCGAACGGAAACAAAATCCGCTATGTCGACAGCACCTGCGGAACTCCCCAATGGTCAGACACTCCTGGTTGTCAAAAAAAGTACGACGGCAATTATGACCCATCAACAGATCTTATTCGTACCGGTCAACGTTTGGATTTCTTGCCGACACTTTCTTATCCGATCAAAGTGTCTGACGGTATCGACGTCCTACCACGAGTAAGCTACCGCGAGACACATTATAATTTCGAAGTCAGCGATCAAAAAAATTACGTGCGCAGATACGCCCGCACCGAGCTTACCGGTCGCATGGATTTCAGTCGTATTTACGGCGATCAAGTGGACTCTAAAGCCACTCGCTTTAAACACGAAATTATTCCTGAGATTTCTTACACCAATATTCCTTGGATTGATCAAGGGACGCATCCTTTTTATGGCCAAGGTAAAGTGAATGATGCGCCCTACACTTCGACTGATTCCATCTCCGACTTGGACTTAGCATCTGATTACGGCTTGCAGTTCGACTATACGGACCGCGTGTATGATCGAAATCTGGTAACATTTGCCTTAACGAATAAAATCATCCGAAAAACCTGGCTGAGTGACCGTCCCGAATATCAACAGATCGGTTACTTGAAACTCGCGCAATCCTATGACGGCACTCAAAACAACAAAGCGCAGGGTGAGCCCTGGTCTGACTTAAGTGCGACGCTGGATGTGCGTTTAGCGCGCTTCCAGACATATTCTATCTTCAATTACTATCCTTATCACGGCGTCACCAACGCCTCTTCACGAGTGCGTGTCTTGAATGATATGGGTCAATTCGCACAAGTCGCTTTAACCAAGCAGTACAAAATTTCTCCAGGCAAACCCGTGGACCCAACAACGCGCACCGAAGACTGGGCTTTCTCCGCCGGCTTTATTTCTCGTTATGTGAATCTAATGGGTCGCTTGGTTTACGATGCGAATGCGCGCGGAAGTACTGATAATCCAAAGTCTTGGGCCTACATCGCTCAATTTAAACCGCCCGGCGATTGTTGGATGATCACATTGATTCAAGACCAAGTTACCGGTGGTGACACCAACTTGCGCCTTAGTGCCGAGTTCAACTTCGACGGAACACCAAAACCACCAATGCCACCAGAAGCCTTGGACCAATTCGGTTTCTAG
- a CDS encoding STAS domain-containing protein: MDLKLVLDGDITIISLSGRIEIEKAQSFKKACLTAFADKKVVFCMKNLNFVGSSGIQSFFGLLNEMNETKQLNVKIAGLNPDFQRLFAFSQCPALEVHESIEGALQSF, from the coding sequence ATGGATTTGAAACTCGTTTTAGACGGGGATATTACTATTATTTCTTTGAGCGGCCGCATTGAGATCGAAAAAGCTCAATCATTCAAAAAAGCCTGCTTAACTGCTTTCGCCGACAAAAAAGTCGTCTTTTGCATGAAGAATTTAAATTTCGTCGGATCCTCGGGGATTCAGTCATTTTTCGGGCTGTTAAATGAAATGAATGAAACCAAGCAATTGAATGTAAAAATCGCGGGATTGAATCCAGATTTCCAGCGCCTTTTTGCATTTTCTCAGTGCCCGGCGCTGGAAGTTCATGAAAGTATTGAAGGCGCTCTACAAAGTTTCTAG
- a CDS encoding DsbA family protein, whose protein sequence is MKQTSNKNVFLTVALLATLIAIGCHAFLTQHFYAVKFGTLTGTSFCNVSATFNCDTVTASKFASFLGIPVALWGLVTNVILLFLLSVTRWNLTQDPEKTSRYTFLMASLVLLGSVIMGLISATAMTAYCLVCIGTYVLSIITFVGALKGAENLSARNLTEDIKDIFVTDRWILGSLICIPVFAFVANLMYMESQGFGDLQKMTQDKVRSWIPSPEQKFDIAKGLVLQTGTEPAVMTIVEFADFLCPHCKDAAPPIHAFVKAHPDVKLVFKPFPLDPTCNPAMQGSGGDGVRCGLAASVMCSEQIAKKGWEAHDFVFENQMEMYKLQLIDKMLEQIATKVGIPLEDLKKCVNDPATKEMISSMAKEGGDAQIQGTPTVFVNGKLLSGGQSKPILEEVYRTIKK, encoded by the coding sequence ATGAAACAAACTTCGAACAAAAACGTCTTCCTTACTGTCGCTCTTTTGGCAACTTTGATCGCGATAGGCTGCCATGCTTTTCTGACTCAACACTTTTATGCGGTTAAGTTCGGGACTTTGACTGGAACCTCTTTCTGTAATGTCAGCGCAACATTTAATTGCGACACAGTGACAGCCAGCAAGTTTGCTTCATTCCTGGGAATCCCCGTTGCACTTTGGGGCTTGGTAACAAATGTTATTTTACTTTTCCTTTTAAGCGTAACTCGTTGGAATCTAACTCAAGATCCAGAGAAAACTTCACGCTATACATTCTTGATGGCAAGCCTGGTCCTTTTGGGTTCAGTTATCATGGGCTTGATTTCCGCGACTGCGATGACAGCATACTGCCTGGTTTGCATCGGTACCTACGTACTTTCAATCATCACTTTCGTCGGCGCACTTAAAGGCGCTGAAAACCTATCAGCTCGCAACCTGACTGAGGATATTAAGGACATTTTCGTAACGGATCGCTGGATCTTAGGCTCTTTGATCTGCATCCCGGTCTTCGCCTTTGTTGCAAACCTAATGTACATGGAAAGCCAAGGCTTCGGTGATTTACAAAAAATGACTCAAGACAAAGTACGTTCTTGGATTCCATCACCAGAGCAAAAATTTGATATTGCGAAGGGCCTTGTCCTGCAAACAGGAACAGAACCAGCCGTAATGACGATTGTTGAGTTTGCAGACTTCCTTTGCCCACATTGCAAAGACGCAGCTCCTCCAATTCACGCCTTCGTAAAAGCACACCCAGACGTAAAATTGGTTTTCAAACCATTCCCACTTGATCCAACTTGCAACCCTGCGATGCAAGGGAGCGGCGGAGATGGCGTACGCTGCGGACTGGCAGCTTCCGTCATGTGCTCTGAGCAGATTGCTAAAAAAGGCTGGGAAGCTCATGACTTTGTTTTCGAAAACCAAATGGAGATGTACAAGCTTCAATTGATCGACAAAATGCTTGAGCAAATCGCTACAAAGGTTGGAATTCCTTTAGAAGATCTGAAAAAATGCGTAAACGACCCAGCAACAAAAGAGATGATCTCCTCCATGGCTAAAGAAGGCGGCGATGCTCAAATACAAGGGACACCAACGGTGTTTGTTAACGGAAAGCTTCTCAGCGGCGGCCAATCCAAACCGATCCTAGAAGAAGTTTACAGAACTATTAAAAAGTAA
- a CDS encoding ChaN family lipoprotein, with protein sequence MNDIQKWIRIRKDLYLQMEKQVRHRLGEDTPELMRYHKTYQGEFARKWQPAAPVDLWEQIANSQVVLMGDFHALHQSQKAQLRVLRNIPKERKTVLAVEFFDAADQPKIDKFMQGKMSEKDFLKAIKWETRWGFPWEHYRPLLRHAQKHKISVYGLNKSFAKRNATTLKSRDVFAGKKIAELTKAHPQSLIFVIYGDLHLASAHIPAEIQKNLGKPFSKNVLSIFQNAEKIYFQLLNQGAEGNTDLIRINRNTFCLMSVPPWVKWQNYLMYLEQTYDEGLQFESEDDDDDWDDEDSDFEPLDFTDHIGRYVRIMAEELDLDVSLSALSVYSANDDSFWTQVREHYDAKKQMWIQRLIEDESSFYLPEISAAYLARGTVNHASTLAMQYIHAQVSESKQLFSEMPQDFLRWIWMEAVAYFGSKMINPKRKTDTIADIKASLVHKDSSDIGKEALQLALAQKMHELMVITGVPEHKLQAKPRRKASYMVAATLLGGMMGERLFFGYQKKLLKASTMASFMRKPMDNKNFEVAYYGILEVVESLPTPFHSKKEKL encoded by the coding sequence TTGAACGACATACAGAAGTGGATACGCATTCGTAAAGATCTCTATTTGCAAATGGAGAAACAAGTCCGTCATCGCCTGGGGGAAGATACCCCAGAGTTGATGCGTTATCATAAGACCTATCAAGGTGAATTTGCCCGGAAATGGCAGCCAGCCGCGCCTGTGGATTTGTGGGAGCAGATTGCAAATTCTCAAGTGGTTCTCATGGGGGACTTTCATGCTCTTCATCAGTCACAAAAAGCTCAGCTTCGTGTCTTAAGAAATATTCCTAAGGAACGTAAGACGGTTTTGGCTGTGGAATTTTTTGATGCTGCTGACCAGCCGAAAATTGATAAATTTATGCAAGGCAAGATGTCCGAAAAGGATTTCTTAAAAGCCATCAAATGGGAAACCCGCTGGGGTTTTCCATGGGAGCACTATCGCCCCCTTTTGCGTCATGCTCAGAAACATAAGATTTCCGTGTATGGTCTTAATAAGTCCTTCGCAAAGCGAAATGCCACGACATTGAAATCGCGGGATGTTTTTGCTGGTAAAAAAATTGCTGAACTGACCAAGGCTCATCCGCAGAGTTTGATCTTTGTGATTTACGGCGATTTGCATTTGGCGTCGGCACACATTCCCGCAGAAATTCAAAAAAATCTGGGCAAGCCGTTTTCGAAAAATGTTCTTAGCATCTTTCAAAATGCGGAAAAAATCTATTTCCAGCTGTTAAATCAAGGCGCCGAGGGAAATACCGACCTCATTCGTATTAATCGCAACACCTTTTGTCTGATGAGTGTTCCGCCCTGGGTGAAATGGCAAAACTATTTGATGTATCTAGAGCAAACTTACGACGAGGGTTTGCAATTCGAAAGTGAAGACGACGATGATGATTGGGATGACGAGGATTCTGATTTTGAACCGTTGGATTTCACGGATCACATTGGCCGCTATGTAAGGATCATGGCCGAGGAGTTGGATTTGGATGTGTCTTTGTCGGCTTTGTCGGTTTACTCTGCCAATGATGATTCCTTTTGGACTCAGGTGCGTGAACATTATGATGCGAAAAAGCAAATGTGGATTCAGCGTTTGATCGAGGATGAGTCCTCTTTCTATCTGCCTGAAATCAGCGCGGCTTATCTGGCGCGGGGGACGGTGAATCACGCGTCGACCTTGGCGATGCAGTACATTCATGCGCAGGTGAGCGAAAGTAAGCAGTTGTTTTCGGAAATGCCGCAGGATTTTCTGCGGTGGATTTGGATGGAAGCGGTTGCTTACTTTGGCTCGAAGATGATCAACCCAAAAAGAAAGACAGACACCATTGCGGATATTAAGGCCAGTTTGGTGCATAAGGATTCGTCTGATATTGGTAAAGAGGCTTTGCAGCTCGCTCTTGCGCAGAAAATGCATGAGTTGATGGTGATCACGGGAGTTCCGGAGCATAAGCTTCAGGCCAAACCTCGTCGCAAAGCGAGCTATATGGTGGCCGCGACTTTGCTTGGTGGCATGATGGGGGAGCGTCTTTTCTTTGGCTATCAAAAGAAGCTTTTAAAGGCCTCTACGATGGCGTCTTTCATGCGAAAACCTATGGATAATAAAAACTTCGAAGTGGCGTATTACGGGATATTGGAAGTGGTTGAGTCTTTGCCAACCCCGTTTCACAGTAAAAAGGAAAAGCTATGA
- a CDS encoding GYF domain-containing protein — protein MKKNWFRSIQLKPVGPFSLEEMRAFIHRGEIGLLDLVLDESQGDVWKPAAEWGAFELSLFPAAQSFIPGMELDENVPEWVVLVEQKGSAPLQEGPYSIANIKNGIRSGKFSPYQHIWKSGLSGWCQVKDRPEFYASITSEQLSPEGTN, from the coding sequence ATGAAAAAAAACTGGTTTCGCAGCATTCAATTAAAACCCGTAGGTCCGTTCAGTCTGGAAGAGATGCGCGCCTTTATTCATCGTGGTGAAATTGGTTTGCTGGATTTAGTTTTGGATGAGAGTCAGGGTGACGTTTGGAAGCCGGCGGCCGAATGGGGTGCTTTTGAGTTGTCATTGTTCCCTGCGGCTCAATCATTTATTCCTGGAATGGAGCTTGATGAAAACGTCCCGGAATGGGTGGTTTTGGTGGAGCAAAAAGGTTCCGCTCCGCTTCAGGAAGGTCCTTATTCCATTGCTAATATTAAAAATGGAATCCGTTCAGGAAAATTCTCACCCTATCAGCATATTTGGAAAAGCGGATTGAGTGGCTGGTGTCAGGTCAAGGATCGCCCTGAATTTTACGCGTCAATTACGTCAGAACAGTTAAGTCCTGAAGGAACTAATTAA
- a CDS encoding HU family DNA-binding protein, with the protein MNKAQLIEIIAERTKSTKAQSENILDATLRVIQEALKKGDEVKLVGFGTFSKATRKPRQGRNPKTGQVVKIPSAHVPRFKPGKDLKDALN; encoded by the coding sequence ATGAACAAAGCTCAACTGATCGAAATCATCGCTGAACGTACAAAATCTACGAAAGCTCAATCAGAAAATATCCTTGACGCTACCCTTCGTGTAATTCAAGAAGCCTTAAAAAAGGGTGACGAAGTAAAACTTGTGGGCTTTGGAACGTTCTCTAAAGCCACTCGCAAGCCTCGCCAGGGTCGCAATCCAAAAACAGGCCAAGTGGTGAAAATCCCTAGTGCCCACGTTCCCCGCTTTAAACCAGGTAAAGATCTTAAAGACGCTCTTAATTAG
- a CDS encoding tol-pal system YbgF family protein: MKNQNSLFVVFCLCLTIGIVAVYGVLVGHFNGHQKYEIQISALNKKVEKEQFNNSLLSYQLKDFQQTVAQVLPDNKTLQAKLEISNLASAVRSPASESAIDLSPIIFERAKKYFTQQSYDKAIKEFNNLLDKYPLSSHGVEVHFFIAESYFLKKDFRNSLATIDDMVTQYPDNDLTGFILLRMGQISEINNQVDEASEVYNTVLKNFKNEDLRKQARKLAQSVEFR, from the coding sequence ATGAAGAATCAGAACTCTCTCTTTGTAGTTTTCTGTTTGTGCCTCACGATCGGCATCGTTGCGGTCTATGGAGTGCTTGTTGGGCACTTTAACGGTCATCAGAAATATGAAATTCAAATCTCCGCTCTCAATAAAAAAGTTGAGAAGGAGCAGTTTAATAATTCTTTGTTAAGTTATCAACTTAAGGATTTTCAGCAAACTGTTGCGCAAGTCCTTCCGGATAATAAAACATTGCAGGCAAAGCTTGAAATAAGCAATCTGGCGTCTGCAGTTCGCTCTCCTGCCAGTGAATCCGCTATTGATCTGTCACCCATCATTTTTGAGCGTGCTAAGAAATACTTCACTCAGCAAAGCTATGATAAAGCCATTAAAGAATTCAACAACTTGCTGGATAAATATCCACTGAGTTCTCACGGTGTTGAGGTGCACTTTTTCATTGCTGAAAGTTACTTCCTGAAAAAGGATTTCCGTAATTCTTTGGCGACTATTGATGATATGGTGACTCAGTATCCAGACAATGACCTGACAGGTTTCATTTTACTTCGCATGGGGCAGATCAGTGAAATCAATAATCAGGTGGATGAGGCCTCTGAGGTTTATAACACTGTTCTAAAAAACTTCAAAAACGAAGATCTTCGTAAGCAAGCCCGTAAGCTTGCTCAAAGCGTGGAATTTAGATGA
- the pyk gene encoding pyruvate kinase — protein MLADRRAKIVATIGPSTRDEKNLEKAIKAGMNVARLNFSHGAHEDHLKVIHSLRKLSKELKAPVTILQDLQGPKVRVGKIEGGKIEIKPGEKFTFTTAPVLGRQGLIPSDFKELPLACTPGTRILLDDGLMQVEVLQVRGDEVDVVVIDGGILKDRKGMNLPGVNLPVDPMTPKDLEDLEFGIANKVDYIALSFVRHARDIRKLREIIEARGSQAKIVAKIEMIEAIENLEEICRLSDAVMVARGDLAVEVGQSRLPGFQKRIINVCNQLGRPVITATQMLESMIENPRPTRAEITDVANAVLDGSDALMLSAESASGKNPFKAIRTMHEIILEVERNEEEYYKISLDSEFLSTPASIAASASLSALKLNATAIICLTSTGKTASIISSFRPKARIISVTQHHEVLNSQELNWGIQTHAIKPYKNMEDILSEVDRLLVTHGLSKTGDKVIVTLGQPIASGVKTNSLYVHTVGGEELTKLPDEQLPLRCQADPNID, from the coding sequence ATGCTAGCAGATCGACGAGCGAAAATTGTGGCGACCATTGGGCCGTCAACTCGTGATGAGAAAAATCTAGAAAAAGCAATTAAGGCGGGCATGAATGTGGCTCGCCTTAACTTTTCCCACGGTGCACATGAGGATCACCTGAAGGTGATCCACTCACTTCGTAAACTTTCAAAAGAGTTGAAGGCGCCGGTTACAATCCTTCAGGATTTACAGGGACCGAAAGTTCGAGTTGGTAAAATTGAAGGCGGGAAGATTGAGATTAAACCCGGCGAGAAATTTACTTTCACGACAGCGCCTGTTTTAGGTCGTCAGGGCTTAATCCCATCTGATTTTAAAGAACTACCACTGGCTTGTACTCCAGGCACGCGCATCCTTTTGGATGACGGCTTGATGCAAGTGGAAGTGTTGCAAGTTCGCGGTGACGAAGTAGATGTTGTCGTTATCGACGGCGGTATCTTGAAAGATCGCAAAGGCATGAATTTGCCCGGCGTGAATCTGCCTGTGGATCCGATGACGCCGAAAGATTTGGAAGATCTTGAATTTGGTATTGCGAATAAAGTGGATTATATCGCTTTAAGTTTTGTGCGTCATGCACGCGATATTCGCAAGCTTCGTGAAATTATCGAAGCTCGTGGTTCCCAAGCCAAGATTGTCGCTAAAATCGAAATGATCGAAGCTATCGAAAACTTGGAAGAGATCTGCCGTCTTTCAGACGCCGTGATGGTGGCTCGCGGTGACTTGGCAGTTGAAGTCGGTCAAAGCCGTTTGCCGGGCTTCCAAAAGCGTATTATCAATGTATGTAACCAATTGGGTCGTCCTGTTATTACAGCAACGCAAATGTTGGAGAGCATGATTGAAAACCCTCGTCCAACGCGCGCAGAGATCACTGACGTGGCGAATGCGGTTTTGGATGGTTCAGATGCCCTGATGCTTTCTGCAGAGTCTGCAAGCGGTAAGAACCCGTTTAAAGCGATTCGCACTATGCATGAGATCATTCTGGAGGTTGAGCGCAACGAAGAGGAATACTACAAAATTTCCTTGGACAGCGAATTCCTAAGTACACCTGCATCGATCGCAGCCAGTGCTTCATTGAGTGCTTTGAAATTAAATGCAACGGCAATCATCTGTCTAACCAGCACAGGTAAAACTGCCAGCATTATTTCTTCATTCCGTCCTAAGGCTCGGATCATCTCGGTAACTCAGCACCATGAGGTTTTGAACTCTCAGGAATTAAACTGGGGTATTCAAACACATGCAATTAAGCCATACAAAAACATGGAGGACATCTTGTCTGAAGTGGATCGCTTATTGGTGACTCACGGTTTGTCGAAAACGGGCGACAAAGTTATCGTCACTTTGGGGCAACCGATTGCGAGTGGTGTGAAGACAAACTCTTTGTATGTTCATACAGTGGGCGGAGAAGAATTGACGAAACTTCCGGACGAGCAATTGCCACTGCGTTGTCAGGCGGATCCAAATATCGATTAG
- a CDS encoding Crp/Fnr family transcriptional regulator, producing the protein MAEAKKIAKDNYLFREGDPADAMYIIKSGLLAVTKTKGQSEVSLAEISPGSMVGEMGLFDNKPRSANVKAIKETEVIALPYESLNKQLDQLPVWVRAILKNLNETIRESNKKLKQLETANADEERFPPHVINKLMSIFNFVCNKYGKPEANGVSISSVLLRNYTIQIFQEATNKMNSLVNALTELGFASQEDRGDGTQKIVNMKAAELFAFVDWYNDWIYKQEKDKKDPLTEQECKVLNALIHFAKKVEPDKKGLNKVSLTDLQNDSVKEFGQLIKPDDVNSLIEKKYLNEKIMDGSSVFVMLELPFVEPQANNWTLLNNLKRRLR; encoded by the coding sequence GTGGCTGAGGCAAAAAAGATCGCAAAAGATAATTACTTATTTCGCGAAGGTGATCCAGCGGACGCGATGTACATTATCAAATCCGGATTGCTCGCAGTCACAAAAACAAAAGGCCAATCAGAAGTTTCTTTAGCAGAAATCAGCCCCGGCTCTATGGTTGGTGAAATGGGTTTGTTCGACAACAAGCCTCGCAGTGCGAACGTTAAAGCAATCAAAGAAACAGAAGTCATCGCTCTCCCCTATGAATCTTTGAATAAACAGCTGGATCAGCTGCCAGTGTGGGTTCGTGCCATTTTAAAGAATCTGAATGAGACCATTCGTGAATCCAACAAAAAATTGAAACAGCTTGAAACAGCCAACGCCGATGAAGAACGCTTTCCACCTCATGTGATCAACAAGCTGATGTCGATTTTTAATTTTGTTTGCAACAAGTATGGAAAACCCGAAGCCAACGGCGTCAGTATTTCCTCGGTATTGCTTCGTAACTACACGATTCAAATATTCCAAGAAGCCACAAACAAAATGAATTCCCTTGTAAACGCGTTGACTGAATTGGGTTTCGCGTCCCAGGAAGATCGTGGCGATGGCACGCAAAAAATCGTCAACATGAAAGCGGCAGAACTTTTTGCATTTGTTGATTGGTACAATGACTGGATCTACAAACAAGAAAAAGATAAAAAAGATCCTTTAACAGAGCAAGAATGCAAAGTTTTAAATGCCTTGATTCACTTTGCGAAAAAAGTTGAACCAGATAAAAAGGGTCTTAATAAAGTAAGCCTCACTGATCTGCAAAATGATTCAGTTAAAGAGTTCGGCCAATTAATTAAGCCCGATGATGTTAATAGTCTGATTGAAAAGAAATACTTAAATGAAAAAATCATGGATGGTTCAAGCGTTTTCGTTATGCTGGAGCTGCCTTTTGTCGAACCTCAAGCAAACAATTGGACTCTTTTAAACAACTTAAAACGCAGACTGCGCTAA
- a CDS encoding CoA transferase subunit B, with product MPLTREQIAQRISQEVQDGFCVNLGIGIPTLVANYIPKGMSVMLQSENGLLGMGPYPTEDKVDPDLVNAGKQTVTAVPGASFFSSADSFAMIRGGHVDLTVLGAMEVDEQGSIANWMVPGKMVKGMGGAMDLVAGARNVIVAMQHTDKEGNSKLRTKCTLPLTGIKCIKKIVSDFGVIEVTDKGFVLKEYAPDMSPEKVLAATEGKMTIAPDCKAMTF from the coding sequence ATGCCATTAACAAGAGAACAAATCGCACAAAGAATTTCCCAAGAAGTACAAGATGGTTTCTGCGTGAACCTAGGCATCGGTATTCCAACTTTGGTAGCTAACTACATCCCCAAGGGAATGTCCGTTATGTTACAGAGCGAAAACGGTCTTTTAGGAATGGGCCCATATCCCACCGAAGACAAAGTCGATCCAGATCTAGTCAATGCAGGTAAGCAAACTGTGACGGCCGTGCCGGGTGCAAGTTTCTTTTCTAGCGCTGATTCTTTCGCGATGATTCGCGGTGGTCACGTGGACTTAACGGTTCTGGGTGCCATGGAAGTGGACGAGCAAGGTTCTATCGCAAATTGGATGGTTCCGGGCAAAATGGTAAAAGGCATGGGCGGAGCCATGGATCTTGTTGCTGGTGCTCGTAACGTTATTGTAGCCATGCAACATACGGACAAAGAAGGAAACTCCAAACTTCGCACAAAATGCACCCTGCCCTTAACTGGCATCAAGTGTATCAAGAAAATCGTCAGCGATTTCGGAGTGATCGAAGTAACTGATAAAGGTTTCGTTTTAAAAGAATATGCTCCGGATATGTCTCCGGAAAAAGTTCTAGCAGCCACAGAGGGCAAAATGACAATCGCCCCTGACTGCAAAGCGATGACTTTCTAA